A stretch of Lactuca sativa cultivar Salinas chromosome 6, Lsat_Salinas_v11, whole genome shotgun sequence DNA encodes these proteins:
- the LOC111877510 gene encoding LOW QUALITY PROTEIN: zinc finger protein BALDIBIS (The sequence of the model RefSeq protein was modified relative to this genomic sequence to represent the inferred CDS: inserted 2 bases in 1 codon; deleted 2 bases in 1 codon), which translates to MMSSDGFSSSPSSLSAFIQDPITNPNPNSTTSAKRKRNLPGTPDPDAEVVALSPTSLMATNRFLCEICNKGFQRDQNLQLHRRGHNLPWKLKQRNKLEVVKKKVYICPEKTCVHHDPARALGDLTGVKKHFSRKHGEKKWKCEKCSKKYAVQSDWKAHSKICGTREYKCDCGTLFSRKDSFITHRAFCDALTEENSRMASFPMMSSTANLNFRNELMMLNGGGGGGGVGMRFPGMYGGGMLESNLDANGAKPRLPIWLDQHGNEPHLENPSTSSFLGSSSSNNNNGGMLPSEMVQWLNGSQEAVVAAYSGLQLKEEGENKGEMQLNALYNYDTSSTPPPPTTAHMSATALLQKAAQMGSTRSSNPGDSNGFGLMSXTSLSNFNSMKHDNNDELMMMMTTTGTKQSKGNVTNESHDGDLTRDFLGVGRNERRSFNFAQELFKFTSSIDDSSI; encoded by the exons ATGATGTCTAGTGATGGGTTTTCATCATCTCCTTCTTCTCTTTCTGCTTTCATCCAAGACCCCAtcacaaaccctaaccctaattctaCAACTTCAGCTAAACGAAAACGTAATCTCCCTGGTACACCAG ATCCAGATGCAGAAGTAGTAGCCTTATCTCCGACATCTCTGATGGCCACAAATCGGTTTCTATGTGAGATATGTAACAAAGGTTTTCAAAGAGACCAGAATTTGCAGCTTCATCGAAGAGGACACAATCTGCCATGGAAGCTTAAGCAAAGAAACAAGCTGGAAGTGGTGAAAAAGAAGGTTTATATCTGCCCGGAGAAAACCTGTGTTCATCACGACCCAGCTCGGGCTCTCGGAGATCTTACCGGAGTTAAGAAGCATTTCAGCCGGAAACATGGTGAGAAGAAATGGAAGTGCGAGAAGTGTTCGAAGAAGTACGCAGTTCAGTCGGATTGGAAGGCCCATAGCAAAATCTGTGGTACCAGAGAGTACAAGTGTGATTGTGGAACACTCTTTTCAAG GAAAGATAGTTTCATAACGCATAGAGCATTTTGTGATGCTTTAACTGAAGAAAATTCAAGAATGGCTTCGTTTCCTATGATGTCAAGTACTGCAAATCTCAACTTTCGAAACGAGTTGATGATGTTGaacggcggtggtggtggtggcggcgtgGGTATGAGATTTCCGGGGATGTATGGTGGTGGGATGTTAGAAAGTAATCTTGATGCTAATGGAGCAAAACCCAGATTACCAATATGGTTAGACCAACATGGCAACGAACCCCATCTTGAAAACCCTAGCACTTCGTCATTTTTGGGGTCATCAAGCTCGAACAACAACAATGGTGGAATGCTACCATCGGAAATGGTGCAGTGGTTGAATGGAAGCCAAGAAGCTGTGGTGGCAGCGTATTCTGGATTGCAATTGAAAGAGGAAGGAGAGAATAAAGGAGAAATGCAGCTGAATGCTTTGTATAACTACGATACTTCCTCCACTCCACCACCACCTACTACCGCTCATATGTCCGCCACTGCACTATTACAGAAGGCAGCTCAAATGGGTTCGACAAGAAGTAGCAATCCAGGGGATAGTAACGGGTTCGGGCTTATGAG AACAAGTCTCTCAAACTTCAATTCTATGAAACACGACAACAATGACgaattgatgatgatgatgacaacgACAGGGACAAAACAAAGCAAAGGAAACGTTACAAATGAGTCTCATGATGGGGATCTGACTAGAGATTTTCTTGGGGTAGGAAGGAACGAAAGAAGATCGTTTAATTTTGCA CAAGAACTATTCAAGTTCACTTCTTCAATAGATGATTCAAGTATATGA